Part of the Candidatus Aminicenantes bacterium genome, TTCCATTGTCTGGCAGCAGCGGGCAGCCGACGGTACCAGACCTGGCCGACGGCGAAGCAGGCATTGGAAGCTTGGACGAGCAGAAAACCCGGCAGCAGGCCGTCGCCCGCCAAGCCGGCGTAGACGATCACCGCGGTGCCGGCAACGGCCAGCAGCGCCGTCCAGAGATGGCGCGCTTGGAGGCGTTTCTCCCACAGATCGGCGGCGACGGCCACGTAAAGGGGGGTAAAAATGGTGAACAAGGCCACCTGGTGGGCGGCCAGGAAGCGGAACGACTGGATGTAAAAAACGTACATCAGGCCGTATTGGACCATGCCGATGAAAAACAGGCGCAGCGCCGTGGCTGCAGGCGTTTTTCGCGGTTTCCACATCGGCAGGAACAGGAACAGGGCCAGGGCCAGGCGGACGAAGGCGACGAAATTGGCGTCCACGTTCCCCAGGTATTTCTTCACTAGCCCGAAAGAAAATGCCCAGATGAAGGAAGTGATCAGTAGCAAAACCATTGCCTGAATATAGCAGATTCCTTCAGTTTCACAAAATACCAGTAAAATGAAAAGAAAGCTCTAATCCCCCCGGCTTCGCCACCCCCCTTGAGTAAGGGGGGTTAAAGGAAAACGTTATAACCCGAAGCAAATCCCAATTAAAATTCTTCTTCTCTTCTCCCCCCCTTACCAAGGGGGGAAAAAGGAGGGCTCAGTAAAGTAATCTTAACAACACCGTTGCGGGTACTGGTATCGCTACCAATGTCACATGTCCCCGAGTGATGATGGATGAAGTTTTGCTTCAACAAGCGCTTAAACTGATCAGCAAGGAAAAGAAAATCCGGGCATTGGAAAAGGAACGGGCTGAACGGCTGGTGAAATTGGAAGAATTAAATCAAGAGTAATACTAAGTGGAAGGTGTCTCTATTTTTTTCAGGATTTACTAAAGCAGCATCAACTGTTAAATTGTTTGCACTCTCGAAAATTTGAATTCCAATTTTTTGAACAGGAACAATAGCTGATGGAGTCAATATATCAGGAGAAGGACTCGG contains:
- a CDS encoding EamA family transporter; protein product: MVLLLITSFIWAFSFGLVKKYLGNVDANFVAFVRLALALFLFLPMWKPRKTPAATALRLFFIGMVQYGLMYVFYIQSFRFLAAHQVALFTIFTPLYVAVAADLWEKRLQARHLWTALLAVAGTAVIVYAGLAGDGLLPGFLLVQASNACFAVGQVWYRRLPAAARQWKDRDIFAWLYLGGAAAAMLAMLFFSGPIVLGLSAGKWLVLVYLGLLASGVGFFLWNVGATRVEAGLLAVFNNAKVPLAVLVSLLFFGEQVEWPRLLSGAGIMILAIWLNSRSDVSRNAPPGNGREAKL